The following coding sequences lie in one Candidatus Nitrospira nitrificans genomic window:
- a CDS encoding DUF420 domain-containing protein, whose translation MMDWLREPGFFGTHATTGADLSQLMATLFTGLFIVGWFQARRRKADAHHWLMLGGMIAMLSFFIAYYLFRQLGVLAFEGKEGFGGSQSLYDYVFIPVLTLHIILVIIGLIMAVYMIVLGFRSQQFLDGVRSLRESRLLTTWKKIGLIFGGIAVVVLGLFFSRVATAGFSMRKLEVYVIFLAIVACVFAIEMTIQRIWPDGARRHRALGRFTMVIYCVLFVTGSFTYTMLYILYPGKIG comes from the coding sequence ATGATGGATTGGTTGCGGGAACCAGGGTTCTTTGGAACGCATGCGACGACGGGAGCGGATCTCAGTCAGTTGATGGCGACGCTTTTCACCGGGCTCTTCATCGTGGGATGGTTCCAAGCTCGTCGGCGAAAGGCCGATGCGCATCATTGGTTGATGTTGGGCGGCATGATCGCCATGCTCAGCTTCTTTATCGCCTATTATCTGTTCCGTCAGCTGGGGGTCCTGGCGTTTGAGGGCAAGGAAGGGTTCGGCGGCTCGCAGTCGCTCTATGATTATGTCTTCATCCCCGTCCTGACGCTCCATATCATTCTCGTCATCATCGGGCTGATTATGGCGGTGTATATGATCGTGTTGGGCTTTCGCTCTCAGCAGTTCCTCGACGGAGTCCGATCCTTACGGGAATCGCGGCTGCTGACGACCTGGAAAAAGATCGGCCTCATCTTTGGTGGAATTGCCGTGGTCGTGCTCGGGCTGTTTTTCTCGCGTGTCGCCACCGCCGGGTTTTCGATGCGGAAGCTGGAAGTGTATGTGATCTTTCTCGCCATCGTGGCCTGTGTGTTTGCGATCGAGATGACGATTCAGCGGATCTGGCCAGACGGCGCGCGGCGGCATCGCGCGCTCGGCCGATTTACGATGGTCATTTACTGTGTCCTCTTCGTGACCGGCAGCTTCACCTACACGATGCTCTATATCCTGTATCCGGGAAAGATTGGTTAG
- a CDS encoding PCP reductase family protein: MLTCGCGRWMHAEGIEERAVESGVPQWFIRSECRGCGLKVGVDVPEEQDQGLVDRLLWTDEALHRLDRMLPFVAGLVREEVEQTIRRQGRRVVTYETLLRPRTGERIEWDPEAEQRLGRVPAPVRAMAKIELERTAADRGLARITVSLMEEIKAKYFGMGSGKPASPAQPASTSLRGEREA; this comes from the coding sequence ATGCTGACCTGCGGTTGCGGTCGCTGGATGCATGCGGAAGGAATTGAAGAACGTGCCGTCGAAAGCGGTGTTCCGCAGTGGTTCATTCGTTCAGAATGCAGAGGCTGTGGTCTGAAAGTCGGTGTCGATGTGCCGGAGGAACAGGACCAGGGCCTCGTCGATCGATTGCTCTGGACCGATGAGGCGCTGCACCGATTGGATCGCATGCTGCCGTTTGTGGCAGGGCTTGTGCGGGAGGAAGTGGAGCAGACTATTCGTCGCCAAGGCCGGCGCGTGGTGACGTACGAGACGCTGCTCCGTCCCCGCACCGGGGAGCGCATCGAATGGGACCCGGAGGCGGAACAGCGGTTGGGTCGAGTGCCCGCGCCGGTTCGTGCCATGGCCAAGATCGAGCTCGAGCGCACCGCGGCAGATCGTGGATTGGCTCGTATCACCGTGTCGCTGATGGAAGAGATTAAAGCCAAGTATTTTGGGATGGGTAGCGGGAAGCCCGCTTCCCCCGCTCAGCCCGCGTCGACAAGTCTGCGAGGCGAGCGTGAAGCGTGA